A stretch of the Capsicum annuum cultivar UCD-10X-F1 chromosome 8, UCD10Xv1.1, whole genome shotgun sequence genome encodes the following:
- the LOC107840429 gene encoding bZIP transcription factor 11, with protein MASSSGTSSGSSFLQNSGSEEDLQLLMDQRKRKRMISNRESARRSRMRKQKHLDDLMAQVSTLRKENDQILTSMNVTTQHYLNVEAENSILRAQLSELSHRLESLNEIIAYMDANNNNNSCSNGLAMDHNEPYSFNFAQSDTVVDGFNMTNSWNYFCSNQPIMTAHVLQY; from the coding sequence ATGGCTTCTTCAAGTGGTACATCATCAGGTTCATCATTTCTTCAGAACTCAGGGTCAGAAGAAGATCTTCAGCTGTTAATGGAtcagaggaagagaaaaagaatgatATCAAACAGGGAATCAGCAAGAAGATCAAGAATGAGAAAGCAAAAACACTTAGATGATTTGATGGCCCAAGTATCAACACTAAGAAAAGAGAATGACCAGATATTGACAAGTATGAATGTCACAACACAGCATTATCTTAATGTTGAGGCTGAAAATTCAATCTTGAGAGCTCAATTAAGTGAACTTAGCCATAGGCTTGAGTCACTTAATGAAATCATTGCATATATGGatgccaacaacaacaacaacagttgTAGTAATGGTCTTGCTATGGACCACAATGAGCCATATAGCTTCAATTTTGCACAAAGTGACACTGTGGTTGATGGGTTCAACATGACCAATTCCTGGAACTACTTCTGTTCTAATCAGCCCATTATGACTGCACATGTCTTGCAGTACTGA
- the LOC107879543 gene encoding histone-lysine N-methyltransferase ATXR5-like, which translates to MEGDGICQVKRKQVLCKDDTETLDLHKNIMKQGEWPQLMVVFDPKEGCINKRLDIITEYVGDVDYLNNREADDGDSAMTLLSTNDTSKDIVICPDKHSNIARFINNKLLKSGNTWYLHKYQ; encoded by the exons ATGGAGGGAGATGGAATTTGTcag GTCAAGCGCAAGCAG GTATTATGTAAAGATGATACCGAAACTTTAGATTTGCACAAGAACATAATGAAACAAGGTGAATGGCCACAACTTATGGTTGTTTTTGATCCCAAAGAGGG ATGTATTAATAAGAGACTGGACATAATTACAGAGTATGTTGGAGATGTTGATTACTTGAATAACCGTGAAGCTGATGATGGAGATAGCGCGATGACTCTTTTAAGTACTAATGATACATCGAAGGACATCGTCATTTGTCCTGATAAGCACAGTAATATTGCTCGTTTCATCAATAACAAGCTTTTGAAATCGGGCAATACATGGTATTTGCACAAATACCAATAA